DNA sequence from the Methanococcus maripaludis genome:
CCCTTTTTCGCTGGTTTAACAAATCAGTAGTTTTTTTATAAAACCCGTAGAAAAATTCTTTTGAAGGTTTTTTCAAAAACATTTTTGAATAAAATATAAATTTACATAAGTTTTCTTCATTCAATGCTGCGGCAACGTTTCTATTTAGATCAACAGGGTCGTAAACTACCAGAGAATCATTAAATTTTAAAAAATCATGATCTTTTTTTAAATCATACATTTCGTAAATTTCATTTAAAACTATTGAATGTTTTGGTTTCCACGTTTGTACGGCAGATAAAAGGTTTAAAAATCCCCCGTATTTCAATATTAAAAGTTCGCAGAGATATCCTGAAAATCCCGCAGTTTTTAGGTCTGATCCATATATTCCAAGACCTTTTAAAAATTTTTTCAAAAGACGGATATCATTTGATAAATCATTATTTTCGTATGCATTCAACAAAAATTCGTTATGAAGTGGAGTCCTGTCAACGGCAGAAATTATTTTTTCGCAATTTTCAATATCATAGCAAGGAACGATATCTAAATTAAATTTTCCAATTTCTCCAGAAACATACGGGTGTTCTGCATATTCTATCCATGATTTTCCATTAAAATAATTAATTACATCTTTTCCAAGTTTCAGGCCCAATTCTTTTAGCATATCTCTATCGGTTTCTTTTTCAAACCTTAAAAATATGTCAATGTCGTGATCATTTTTTAAATTTGCATCTCTTGCAGTTGATCCAACTTGAATTATATCTAAGACAGGATATTTTGAAATATCTTTGATTTTAGAGATTATTTTATCCGAAAATATTTTTAATTCTTCTTTTTCCGAGTCTGTTGGACAGATATCCTTTAAAACATCGTTTAAAATATCAATATAATCATCAGCATTTAATTTTTTCAAAATATCCACCTGAAAATAAAATTTAAAAAATAACTATGTAATATATTTAAAAACAGATTAAACCGTGTTTTTTACGTTTTCGTGTTTACATTGAACATCAATCGAATTTTTGACCTTCTTTAAATTTTGATATTTCTCAGATTGCATGTTTATGTATTTAAAAGCGTTTTCAGACAATCTTTTTGAAAGATTTTCTGGGATTGAATCGTCTCTTTGAGATAACCCTTCTGCAAGGCATGCAGCAAGTAAGAAAATAGCGGCTCTTTGTTCTGTTTTGAGTTTGTGGATATGATGGGGCTTTACATCTAGTTCTTCGTAAGTTTTCAAATAAACACAGTCTGTGCCCTCTGGGATCATTTCTTTGAAAACGTGCACGAAAAATTGGTGGAGTTCCATTAGTTGTTCTTTGTGCATTGGTTCCCCCTTTTAAATTTATTATGGGTTTAAGTTAAATCATCATATTATATATAGTTTTCAGAATTTTGGTTCTATTTCCAATTTAAAAATTTAATTAAAAAAGAATAACGATAGCTAATCACAGAAATTATTACCTAAAATATATATTATGTTCTTATACCTGTAAATATAATCCTTTTTGTAGCAAACATATTTATGCAAAAAAACGTACCTAAATTTAAGATTAATTGATATTATTTGGTTTAATTTTTTAATTTTCATAATTCATGGGTGATATTTTGATTTTACTTGCACTGCCAAACAAGGGGAGAATTTCAAAACCTGTAAACGAAATTTTGGAGAAATCAGGTTTAAAAATAAGTGTACATGGAAGAAGCCTTTTTGCAAATACTGTTGATCCAGAAATAAAAGTAATGTTTGCAAGGGCGAAAGATATTCCTGAATTTGTGCGAGATGGTGTTGCTGACGTTGGAGTTACTGGATATGACTTAATGCTTGAGCGGGATACCGAAGAAGAACTTGAAATGCTTTTGGATTTTAAATTTGGAAATGCAAGGCTCGTACTTGCAGCTCCTGAAAATTCAGATGTAAACTCAATTGAGGATGTAAAAGACGGAATGAAAATCGCAACAGAGTTTCCAGGCCTTACGAAAAGGTATTTAGAAAAAAAGGGGCTTAATTTAGAAATTATTGAATTAAGTGGTGCAACTGAAATCGCTCCTTTTATCGGCGTTTCTGACCTTATTTGTGATTTAACATCAACAGGGACAACGCTTCAATTAAACAGGTTAAAAGAAATAGAAAACGTTGTTTCATCAACAACAAGACTCGTTGCAAACAAAAAAAGTATGAAAGACCCAGAAAAAAGTGCAAAAATAAATCAGGTTCTTTCAGGAATTAAGAGTGTAATGTATGCACAGAGTAAAAGGCTGATAATGATGAACGCCCCAAAAGACAAGGTTTCAGAAATTACTTCAGTAATTCCAGGAATGGGCGGTCCAACAGTATCAGAAATTCTTTCAAACTGTGATATGCTTGCAATTAATGCAGTAATCGATGAAAATAAGGTATTTGAAACAGTTAGCAACCTCGAAAAGCTCGGGGCAAGGGATATTCTGGTTGTTCCAATAGAAAGAATACTTTAAAAATTTGATTTTGACTCTTTATTTTTTAGATTGGATAAATATCTCTTAAAAAATCTTTTTATAGTTAAATTTAAAAAGAAAGTAAAGTATATTTATCTAGGTTTGAAATGAAGTTTATTCTTAAAATCTCGGCATGTTAGATCATGTTAATATAATTTATTTTTATTATTTGGGTGAATAAAATGAGCGAAGATCTATCAATGAAATGCGGTCTTGAAATTCACGTGCAGGTAGATACAAATTCTAAACTATTCTGCCAGTGCCCTACAAATTATAAGGACGTTGAACCAAACACGAACATCTGTCCGGTATGTATTGGACACCCTGGTGCAAAACCCATGCCTCCAAACAAAAAGGCAATAGATGTTGCAATAATGGTTGCAAAAATGTTGGATTGTGAAATGGTTATCGATAAAGACATCTATTTCCAGAGAAAACATTACAACTACCCGGATTTACCAAGCGGGTACCAAAAAACATCTGTTCCGATTGGAGAACACGGAACATTTTTAGGTGTTGGAATTACTGAAGTTCACCTCGAAGAAGATCCTGGACAGTATAAGCCAGATCTTGGAACTGTTGACTACAACAGGAGCGGAACTCCATTAATTGAAATCGTAACTGACCCTGATATGAAAAGCCCTGAAGAAGCGAGAGAATTTTTAAGGCAGTTAATGAGATTATTCAGGTACATCGGCCACTTAAGGGGCGAAGGTACTATGAGAGCTGACACCAACATATCTATTAAATACAACGGAATTCAGGGAAATCGGGTCGAAGTTAAAAACGTAAATTCTATAAGGGGCGTTTACAAAGTTTTAAAATACGAGTTGATAAGACAGAAAAACGTTCTTCGAAGGGGCGGAGAAATTAAAATGGAAACAAGGGCTTTCATGGAAAGTCAAATGATTACAAAAGGAATGAGAAGTAAAGAAACTGCGGACGATTACAGGTACATTCCAGATCCTGATTTACAGCCTATTGTTTTAAACAACAACTGGGTTGAAAAAGTTGAAGCCCAGATGCCAGAAACTCCAATGAACAAGGAAAAAAGGTTTGTTGAGCAGTACGGAATAAAAGAAGACGATGCAAAAGTTTTAGTTTCGGATTTAGAACTTGCAGATGTTTTCGAAAAAGTCGTAGCAGAACTTGGAAACGACAAGAATGGAATTTCGCTCGCAGTTACATGGATTAGGAATGAATTGAAGAGAGTTTTAGTTTACAACAAAATAGAATTCTTTGAAACGAATTTAAAACCAGAACACATGGTTGAATTAATTAATTCGATTAAAGATAAAACAATCAGCCAGAAAATCGGTAAAACTATCATTGAACAGATGGTTGAACATAAAGGAGAAAAAACTCCAAAAGAATTAATTACAGAAATGGGTTTAACTGTTATTGAAGACACAAGCGAACTTGAAAAAGCCTGTGAAGAAGCTATTAAAAACAGTGAAAAAGCAGTTGAAGACTATAAATCTGGAAATCAACGAGCATTAAACTCTGTTGTTGGTCAGGTTATGAAATTAACCCGCGGAAGAGCAGAACCTGGAACTGTTGTTGAAATACTTAAGAAAAAAATTGATGGATAACTTTTTTATTTTT
Encoded proteins:
- the cca gene encoding CCA tRNA nucleotidyltransferase — translated: MKKLNADDYIDILNDVLKDICPTDSEKEELKIFSDKIISKIKDISKYPVLDIIQVGSTARDANLKNDHDIDIFLRFEKETDRDMLKELGLKLGKDVINYFNGKSWIEYAEHPYVSGEIGKFNLDIVPCYDIENCEKIISAVDRTPLHNEFLLNAYENNDLSNDIRLLKKFLKGLGIYGSDLKTAGFSGYLCELLILKYGGFLNLLSAVQTWKPKHSIVLNEIYEMYDLKKDHDFLKFNDSLVVYDPVDLNRNVAAALNEENLCKFIFYSKMFLKKPSKEFFYGFYKKTTDLLNQRKRGYLITLEISRPENVVEDVIYPQMEKIQKSINKLVKEHDFEYLRYQNFADDDTCYLSWEFLIHELPDVKLRIGPPVYSEQGVLNFITHNEHYFVKECNVCAYKTRKYKNIQILFEDIVNGKLKNIITYPKYVCPENAKIRLGTFIERK
- the hisG gene encoding ATP phosphoribosyltransferase, with the protein product MILLALPNKGRISKPVNEILEKSGLKISVHGRSLFANTVDPEIKVMFARAKDIPEFVRDGVADVGVTGYDLMLERDTEEELEMLLDFKFGNARLVLAAPENSDVNSIEDVKDGMKIATEFPGLTKRYLEKKGLNLEIIELSGATEIAPFIGVSDLICDLTSTGTTLQLNRLKEIENVVSSTTRLVANKKSMKDPEKSAKINQVLSGIKSVMYAQSKRLIMMNAPKDKVSEITSVIPGMGGPTVSEILSNCDMLAINAVIDENKVFETVSNLEKLGARDILVVPIERIL
- the gatB gene encoding Asp-tRNA(Asn)/Glu-tRNA(Gln) amidotransferase subunit GatB; protein product: MSEDLSMKCGLEIHVQVDTNSKLFCQCPTNYKDVEPNTNICPVCIGHPGAKPMPPNKKAIDVAIMVAKMLDCEMVIDKDIYFQRKHYNYPDLPSGYQKTSVPIGEHGTFLGVGITEVHLEEDPGQYKPDLGTVDYNRSGTPLIEIVTDPDMKSPEEAREFLRQLMRLFRYIGHLRGEGTMRADTNISIKYNGIQGNRVEVKNVNSIRGVYKVLKYELIRQKNVLRRGGEIKMETRAFMESQMITKGMRSKETADDYRYIPDPDLQPIVLNNNWVEKVEAQMPETPMNKEKRFVEQYGIKEDDAKVLVSDLELADVFEKVVAELGNDKNGISLAVTWIRNELKRVLVYNKIEFFETNLKPEHMVELINSIKDKTISQKIGKTIIEQMVEHKGEKTPKELITEMGLTVIEDTSELEKACEEAIKNSEKAVEDYKSGNQRALNSVVGQVMKLTRGRAEPGTVVEILKKKIDG
- a CDS encoding UPF0058 family protein, with the translated sequence MHKEQLMELHQFFVHVFKEMIPEGTDCVYLKTYEELDVKPHHIHKLKTEQRAAIFLLAACLAEGLSQRDDSIPENLSKRLSENAFKYINMQSEKYQNLKKVKNSIDVQCKHENVKNTV